The Vibrio tarriae genome includes a window with the following:
- the flgD gene encoding flagellar hook assembly protein FlgD: protein MAGINNVGQSGLSYIDQLKALQEQKKPDETTGQKSLKQEDFLSLLTKQLAQQDPFKPVSNDQMIAQMASFATVDGIGKMNTQFESLNSSMTSNQALQASSLVGRDVLVPGAAGMKKPEGGMAAMVKLPQSIDNLFIRIENEAGQLVRTFDVGAKSSGDNRVEWDGKDQSGNPLPGGKYKVKASGLLDGESKEFEVSTYANVNSVLLGKGDGNVLLNLAGFDAPVRLAEVLEVGKA from the coding sequence ATGGCCGGAATCAATAATGTTGGTCAAAGCGGCTTGTCCTATATTGATCAGCTTAAAGCTCTTCAAGAGCAGAAAAAGCCGGATGAAACCACAGGGCAGAAATCCCTGAAACAAGAAGACTTTCTTTCTTTGCTGACCAAGCAGTTAGCACAGCAAGATCCGTTCAAACCCGTGAGTAACGATCAGATGATTGCGCAGATGGCTTCATTCGCGACCGTTGATGGCATTGGCAAGATGAACACTCAGTTTGAGAGTCTCAACTCATCAATGACCTCTAACCAAGCGCTGCAAGCCTCATCACTGGTAGGGCGTGACGTGCTAGTGCCGGGAGCAGCAGGCATGAAAAAGCCTGAGGGCGGCATGGCGGCAATGGTGAAGTTGCCGCAATCGATCGATAACTTGTTTATCCGCATTGAGAACGAAGCTGGTCAATTGGTACGAACCTTTGATGTCGGCGCCAAATCTTCGGGCGATAACCGCGTTGAATGGGATGGAAAAGATCAGAGCGGTAATCCGTTGCCGGGTGGCAAATACAAAGTTAAAGCGTCTGGCTTGTTGGATGGAGAGAGCAAAGAATTTGAAGTCTCCACGTATGCGAACGTCAACAGCGTTTTGTTAGGCAAAGGCGATGGTAACGTACTACTCAATCTGGCTGGTTTTGATGCACCAGTTCGACTTGCTGAAGTACTTGAAGTAGGCAAAGCGTGA
- the flgE gene encoding flagellar hook protein FlgE, producing the protein MSYVSLSGLSAAQMDLNTTSNNIANANTFGFKESRAEFGDVYSTSLFTNAKTTPGQGVQAAKVAQQFHEGSSIYTNNPLDLRIAGTGFFAVAKDRLVPQQNELTRNGAFHLDKNSFMVTANDEFLLGYEVNPDTGDVLSYEPKPINIPPQFGKPKQTANIDLGANLPANGDLKDPALFDITDPETYNRTTSSTIYDSMGQPYKLTTYYLKDMNQANTWQTYYTVTDKTGEKPINVVGGDAASPTGHVGHTMRFNNDGTLASLNNGQPIVTEPLGGGANPIDLNGADVNQTLSFKLDTVTQFAAPFELTKFDQDGATTGFLTKVDFDENGSVLATYSNGINTTLGRVALVRVANEQGLDKKGGTQWDATQFSGAKIWGESNKGSFGSVSNGSLEQSNIDMTQELVDLISAQRNFQANSRALEVHNGLQQNILQIR; encoded by the coding sequence ATGTCATATGTCTCTCTTAGTGGTTTATCCGCCGCGCAGATGGATTTAAATACCACCAGTAACAACATTGCGAACGCCAATACTTTTGGTTTTAAAGAGTCGCGTGCCGAATTTGGTGATGTGTATTCCACCTCACTCTTTACTAACGCGAAGACGACACCAGGGCAAGGTGTGCAAGCGGCCAAAGTGGCTCAACAGTTCCACGAAGGTTCGAGCATCTACACCAATAACCCATTGGATCTGCGTATTGCGGGTACCGGTTTCTTCGCTGTCGCGAAAGATCGCCTAGTTCCACAGCAAAATGAGCTGACTCGTAACGGCGCATTCCACTTGGACAAAAATAGCTTCATGGTCACAGCGAATGATGAGTTCCTGCTTGGTTATGAAGTAAACCCTGATACGGGTGATGTTTTATCTTATGAGCCAAAGCCAATTAATATTCCGCCGCAGTTTGGTAAGCCGAAACAAACCGCGAATATTGACTTAGGGGCAAACTTGCCTGCTAACGGTGATCTCAAAGATCCAGCGCTATTTGATATCACAGATCCTGAAACTTATAACCGTACTACCTCATCGACCATTTATGATTCTATGGGGCAACCTTATAAGTTAACGACGTATTACTTGAAAGATATGAATCAAGCTAATACATGGCAGACCTACTACACCGTCACTGACAAAACCGGTGAAAAGCCGATTAACGTTGTCGGTGGTGATGCGGCAAGTCCAACAGGCCACGTGGGACATACCATGCGTTTTAACAACGATGGTACTCTGGCGAGCCTAAACAACGGTCAACCGATTGTGACTGAACCGCTTGGGGGGGGAGCAAACCCTATCGATTTGAACGGGGCGGATGTGAATCAAACGTTGTCATTCAAATTAGATACGGTAACTCAGTTTGCCGCACCTTTTGAGCTGACCAAATTTGATCAGGATGGCGCGACCACTGGCTTCCTAACCAAAGTTGACTTTGACGAAAATGGTAGCGTACTTGCTACTTACTCGAACGGCATTAACACCACACTAGGCCGTGTTGCGCTGGTGCGTGTTGCTAACGAGCAAGGGCTGGACAAAAAAGGCGGCACTCAGTGGGATGCCACTCAGTTTTCGGGGGCGAAAATCTGGGGTGAATCGAATAAAGGTTCTTTTGGTTCGGTCAGTAATGGCTCACTAGAGCAGTCGAACATCGATATGACGCAAGAGCTGGTGGATTTGATTTCCGCTCAGCGTAACTTCCAAGCCAACTCACGTGCTTTGGAAGTACACAACGGATTGCAACAAAACATCCTGCAAATTCGTTAA
- the flgF gene encoding flagellar basal-body rod protein FlgF, producing the protein MDRALFLAMSGAKQNMQAMQLRANNLANVSTTGFRADLAQARSMQAYGEGLPTRVFSMTERPGHNFAQGSVITTGRDLDITIQGDGWISVLDKTGKEGLTRNGNLRIDETGLLLNGNGHPVLGETGAPITLPVPLTKVEIGGDGTISVRPQGAPADAMEVVDRIKLVRLNDQSLFKDVNGLFRATDPNTQFEADAGVKILTGALEGSNVNAIGEMTSLIDLQRQFEMQVKMMSTAEEMDKASDSLLRTS; encoded by the coding sequence ATGGACCGCGCATTGTTTCTTGCCATGAGTGGCGCAAAACAAAACATGCAAGCGATGCAGCTACGGGCAAACAACCTCGCTAACGTCAGCACGACAGGTTTTCGTGCCGATTTAGCGCAAGCGCGTTCAATGCAAGCTTACGGTGAAGGCCTCCCAACTCGCGTTTTCAGTATGACTGAGCGTCCTGGGCATAACTTTGCCCAAGGCAGTGTGATCACGACAGGTCGCGATCTCGACATCACCATTCAAGGTGATGGCTGGATTTCTGTGCTGGATAAAACCGGCAAAGAGGGGCTGACTCGTAACGGCAACCTACGTATCGATGAAACAGGCCTGCTGCTTAACGGCAATGGGCATCCGGTTCTCGGTGAAACAGGCGCACCGATAACCTTGCCTGTGCCACTAACCAAAGTCGAAATTGGCGGTGATGGCACTATTTCTGTTCGCCCACAAGGTGCACCTGCCGATGCGATGGAAGTCGTGGATCGAATCAAGCTGGTTCGACTCAATGATCAGTCACTGTTTAAAGACGTGAATGGTTTATTTCGCGCGACGGATCCTAATACGCAGTTTGAGGCCGATGCTGGCGTAAAAATTCTCACGGGTGCCCTTGAAGGAAGCAACGTGAATGCGATTGGTGAAATGACCAGTCTTATCGACTTGCAACGTCAGTTTGAAATGCAAGTCAAGATGATGAGCACGGCGGAAGAGATGGACAAAGCTTCCGATTCACTGCTTCGCACGAGCTAA
- the flgG gene encoding flagellar basal-body rod protein FlgG: MQPALWVSKTGLDAQQTNIATISNNLANASTIGFKKGRAVFEDLFYQNINQPGAQSSQNTRLPSGLMLGAGSKVVATQKVHTHGNAQTTSNSLDMMIEGDGFFQILMPDGNIAYSRNGQFTLDDEGAIVTSGSGYRLQPEIIIPEDAISITIGNDGEVSVRVRGQQDNQVLGQITTVDFINPGGLEPIGQNLYLPTGASGEPQEGVPGLDGLGDVRQSMLETSNVNVTEELVNMIEAQRVYEMNSKVISAVDKMMSFVNQQL, encoded by the coding sequence ATGCAACCAGCACTATGGGTCAGTAAGACCGGCTTAGATGCCCAACAAACCAACATTGCAACGATTTCCAACAACCTTGCCAACGCCTCCACCATTGGCTTTAAAAAAGGGCGTGCGGTGTTTGAAGATCTGTTTTACCAAAACATTAACCAGCCGGGGGCACAATCCTCGCAAAACACTCGTTTGCCGAGTGGTTTGATGCTAGGGGCAGGCTCTAAGGTGGTGGCAACCCAAAAGGTACACACTCATGGTAACGCACAAACCACCTCCAACAGCTTGGACATGATGATTGAAGGCGACGGTTTTTTCCAAATTCTGATGCCGGATGGCAACATTGCCTATAGCCGTAATGGTCAGTTCACTCTGGATGATGAAGGCGCGATTGTGACCTCAGGCTCGGGCTATCGCTTACAGCCAGAGATCATCATTCCCGAAGATGCTATCTCCATCACGATTGGTAATGATGGTGAAGTATCGGTTCGTGTCCGTGGTCAGCAAGATAACCAAGTGCTCGGTCAGATCACTACGGTTGACTTTATTAACCCCGGCGGCTTAGAGCCCATTGGGCAAAACCTTTATCTACCAACGGGAGCCAGTGGTGAGCCACAAGAAGGAGTTCCAGGTTTGGATGGTTTGGGGGATGTGCGTCAATCCATGCTCGAAACCTCAAACGTGAATGTAACGGAAGAATTGGTCAACATGATTGAAGCGCAGCGCGTGTATGAAATGAACTCTAAAGTCATTTCTGCCGTCGATAAGATGATGAGCTTCGTTAACCAACAACTGTAA
- the flgH gene encoding flagellar basal body L-ring protein FlgH has protein sequence MKRLLASSLLILLSGCSLMQPPIETAETIQGTTTVDAVEGDKSESNSGLTDALRNRTDPVAGDPAWAPIHPKAKPEHYAAETGSLFNLASGNSLYDDSKPRGVGDIITVTLNESTKAAKSADADLNKKNDASMDPLAVGGKDLTIGDYNFSYALKNDNKFSGSAAANQSNSMSGSITVEVIEVLANGNLVIRGEKWLTLNTGDEYIRLSGTIRPDDIDFDNTIASNRISNARIQYSGTGTNQDMQEPGFLARFFNVSL, from the coding sequence ATGAAACGTCTACTTGCTTCTAGCTTATTGATTCTGCTCTCTGGTTGTAGCTTGATGCAGCCACCAATTGAAACGGCTGAAACCATTCAAGGCACCACGACGGTAGATGCGGTTGAAGGTGACAAATCTGAGAGTAACTCAGGTTTAACCGATGCATTGCGTAACCGTACCGATCCGGTTGCGGGCGATCCTGCATGGGCACCGATCCATCCGAAAGCTAAGCCTGAGCACTATGCGGCGGAAACAGGCTCGCTGTTTAATTTGGCGAGCGGTAACAGCTTGTATGACGACTCAAAACCGCGCGGTGTCGGTGACATTATTACCGTGACCTTAAATGAGAGTACCAAAGCCGCCAAAAGTGCCGATGCGGATTTGAATAAGAAAAATGATGCCTCAATGGATCCGCTGGCGGTCGGTGGCAAAGATTTGACCATCGGGGATTACAATTTCTCTTACGCGCTGAAAAACGACAATAAGTTTTCAGGGAGCGCGGCGGCTAACCAAAGTAACAGCATGTCAGGCTCGATTACGGTGGAAGTGATTGAAGTGCTAGCGAACGGTAACTTAGTGATCCGAGGGGAAAAATGGCTCACTCTGAATACGGGAGATGAGTACATTCGTTTGAGTGGCACCATTCGTCCGGATGATATCGACTTCGACAATACGATTGCTTCTAACCGTATTTCCAATGCGCGAATTCAATATTCTGGCACAGGAACCAACCAAGATATGCAAGAACCTGGATTCTTGGCACGATTTTTTAATGTCTCTTTGTAA